One part of the Arachidicoccus terrestris genome encodes these proteins:
- a CDS encoding cation:proton antiporter → MTLITALDFSLPLTNPVIIFSLVLFIILFAPILLNRIKIPHIIGLIIAGVIVGPYGFNLLLRDSSIVLFGTVGLLYIMFLAGLEIDLVEFNKNKFRSMLFGMYTFCLPMILGIVGGYYILGYSMTTSILFASMMASHTLLAYPIASRYGINTDPSVTITIGGTMITDILALLVLAVIVGMSQGEIGSSFWLNLSISMVLFGLTVIFIFPLIARWFFKHYEDSIGQYIFVLAMVFLGGFLAEVAGIEAIVGAFLTGLALNKFIPHNSALMNRIGFVGNAIFIPFFLVGVGMLVNVKVLFSSLGGLKVGLVMIAVVLLGKIGAAWLAQKSFGFNRDQRRIIGGLSMAQAAATLAVILVGYNVILGEAPDGTPIRLLNEDVLNGSILTILVTCTVSSLMVERASKNIAEAELSATTEEIPEDKDKVLICFDEPDTVSDLVDLALMMNTRKEAPERFALHVVEEQNDDESKRKESEKMMKTALEQAAGSDTVITPIIRYDQSVSKGILYTIKEHLITDIIIGVTQSGSKKSQIGLTTDQILSHTEQTVFVHHSVQPFNTLARIVVVVNKHAEWEEGFSHWVTKVLTISRESGLPLVVYCNSTIQNAVEVINQATAKPLTLTFENWDDWDDFLILSRELQPNDLFIVAISRPGYSSYHSKLSKTAYYLNKYFAKFSYILLYPQQKATYSKLTDLHQEEGTILDVFSEGRKVAEKTGNLIGNLFRKDGSKDPGNHRDTESNN, encoded by the coding sequence ATGACCCTAATAACCGCCTTAGACTTTTCATTACCATTAACCAATCCGGTGATCATCTTTTCACTGGTGCTCTTTATCATTTTATTTGCGCCAATACTTCTGAACCGGATAAAAATTCCACATATCATCGGGCTGATCATTGCCGGTGTCATCGTCGGCCCTTATGGGTTCAATCTATTATTAAGAGACAGCAGCATCGTACTGTTCGGAACAGTGGGCTTACTCTATATTATGTTTCTGGCAGGCCTTGAAATCGACCTGGTAGAATTTAATAAGAATAAGTTTCGCAGTATGCTATTCGGCATGTATACCTTCTGTCTGCCTATGATACTTGGAATAGTGGGCGGCTATTACATATTAGGCTATTCAATGACCACCTCGATTTTATTCGCGTCCATGATGGCCTCTCATACGCTACTGGCCTATCCCATCGCCAGCAGATATGGCATCAATACCGATCCGTCGGTCACCATTACGATTGGCGGCACCATGATTACTGATATTCTGGCCTTGTTGGTACTGGCCGTTATCGTCGGCATGTCACAGGGAGAAATCGGCAGCAGTTTCTGGCTCAACCTGTCTATTTCCATGGTCCTCTTTGGATTAACGGTCATATTCATATTTCCACTGATTGCCAGATGGTTCTTTAAACACTACGAAGACAGTATCGGGCAATATATTTTTGTATTGGCCATGGTCTTTCTGGGCGGCTTCCTCGCGGAAGTGGCAGGCATTGAAGCCATCGTCGGCGCTTTCCTTACCGGGCTGGCGCTCAATAAATTTATTCCGCATAACTCGGCCCTGATGAACCGGATCGGTTTTGTAGGTAACGCCATCTTTATCCCTTTTTTCCTGGTAGGGGTGGGCATGCTCGTCAATGTGAAGGTGCTTTTCAGTAGCCTCGGCGGTCTTAAAGTTGGCCTGGTCATGATCGCCGTGGTCTTATTGGGGAAAATAGGTGCCGCCTGGCTGGCACAAAAATCATTTGGGTTCAACCGCGATCAGCGCCGGATTATCGGCGGGCTTAGTATGGCCCAGGCAGCTGCGACCCTGGCTGTAATTTTAGTTGGATATAACGTCATTCTGGGAGAAGCCCCCGACGGAACTCCTATTCGCTTACTTAATGAGGATGTTTTAAACGGCAGTATCCTGACCATTTTAGTCACTTGTACGGTGAGCTCCCTCATGGTTGAAAGAGCATCCAAAAATATCGCTGAAGCAGAGCTTTCAGCGACGACAGAAGAAATTCCTGAAGATAAAGACAAGGTCCTGATTTGCTTTGATGAACCGGACACTGTCAGTGACCTCGTTGACCTGGCGCTTATGATGAATACACGTAAAGAAGCACCGGAGCGTTTTGCTTTGCACGTCGTAGAAGAGCAAAATGATGATGAGTCCAAAAGGAAGGAATCAGAGAAAATGATGAAAACAGCCCTGGAACAGGCAGCCGGATCAGATACGGTTATTACGCCTATTATCCGTTATGACCAAAGCGTTTCCAAAGGCATTCTTTACACCATTAAAGAACATCTGATCACGGATATAATTATTGGCGTAACCCAGTCAGGTAGTAAAAAGAGCCAGATTGGCCTGACCACCGATCAGATTCTCTCCCATACGGAGCAAACGGTATTTGTTCACCATTCCGTACAGCCTTTTAATACGCTGGCAAGAATTGTTGTTGTCGTGAATAAACATGCTGAATGGGAAGAAGGCTTCAGCCACTGGGTGACTAAAGTCCTGACGATTTCCAGGGAAAGCGGATTACCCCTGGTGGTGTACTGCAATTCCACCATTCAAAATGCGGTTGAAGTAATTAATCAGGCCACCGCTAAACCGCTGACGCTGACATTTGAAAACTGGGATGACTGGGATGATTTTTTGATTTTAAGCCGGGAGTTACAACCCAACGACCTGTTTATTGTCGCCATTTCAAGACCCGGCTATAGCTCCTATCACAGTAAGCTGTCCAAGACCGCCTACTATCTGAATAAGTATTTTGCCAAGTTCAGTTATATATTACTCTATCCGCAGCAAAAAGCCACTTATTCTAAGCTAACCGATTTGCATCAGGAAGAAGGAACCATACTGGACGTTTTCTCCGAAGGACGTAAAGTGGCAGAGAAAACAGGTAACCTGATCGGCAATTTATTCAGGAAGGACGGATCAAAAGACCCCGGCAATCACAGAGATACGGAAAGCAATAACTAG
- the selD gene encoding selenide, water dikinase SelD, which translates to MNITSSPDTTAATAPVKLTAYSHGAGCGCKISPAILDAILPEGDHAFKDARLIVGNQMRDDAAVWQIDDQQSLISTTDFFMPIVDDPFDFGRVAAANAISDVYAMGGKPVVALAILGWPVKLLPIELAGRVLDGARAICAEAGISLAGGHSIDTPEPIFGLAVNGLIQNRHLKKNATAQPGCRLYLTKPLGVGILATAQKKGLIKTGHALAALQNMTTLNKAGAVFGTLDEVTAMTDVTGFGLLGHLKEMCQGSHVNGVIEFDKVPLLPGIESYLDQGAVPGGTGRNWESYGRWIGPVTEKQKQILADPQTSGGLLVAVKEAAASAFERVLAAQGLGVHAIGWLDARSAEDEGAYIRVK; encoded by the coding sequence ATGAACATAACATCTTCCCCCGATACAACCGCTGCTACGGCACCGGTTAAATTAACCGCTTATTCTCATGGAGCCGGCTGTGGCTGTAAGATCAGTCCGGCGATACTGGACGCTATTTTGCCAGAGGGAGATCATGCCTTTAAGGATGCACGTCTCATAGTCGGCAATCAGATGCGGGATGACGCGGCGGTTTGGCAAATCGATGATCAGCAGTCTCTCATCTCAACGACCGATTTTTTTATGCCGATTGTAGATGATCCTTTTGATTTTGGCCGGGTGGCTGCCGCGAATGCCATTAGCGATGTGTATGCCATGGGCGGTAAACCTGTTGTGGCACTGGCCATTCTGGGCTGGCCGGTTAAGCTGCTGCCGATTGAACTGGCGGGAAGGGTACTGGATGGCGCAAGGGCCATTTGCGCCGAGGCTGGGATAAGCCTGGCCGGTGGACACAGTATTGATACACCTGAGCCGATATTTGGATTAGCGGTCAACGGACTGATCCAAAACCGGCACCTGAAAAAAAATGCTACGGCTCAGCCGGGATGCCGGCTCTATTTGACCAAGCCGCTGGGTGTGGGTATTTTAGCGACGGCGCAGAAAAAAGGATTGATCAAAACAGGACATGCATTGGCTGCGCTGCAGAACATGACAACACTGAACAAGGCAGGCGCCGTATTTGGCACGCTGGATGAAGTAACAGCGATGACCGATGTGACGGGGTTCGGATTACTTGGTCATTTAAAGGAAATGTGCCAGGGCAGTCATGTAAACGGCGTGATTGAATTTGATAAAGTGCCTTTGCTGCCAGGGATCGAATCCTATCTGGATCAGGGGGCGGTTCCCGGCGGAACAGGCCGGAACTGGGAGAGCTACGGAAGGTGGATCGGACCGGTTACTGAAAAACAAAAACAGATTCTGGCAGATCCTCAGACCAGCGGTGGGTTACTGGTCGCCGTTAAAGAAGCCGCGGCATCAGCGTTTGAAAGAGTACTGGCCGCGCAGGGTCTCGGCGTGCACGCTATCGGATGGCTGGACGCGCGCAGCGCGGAAGACGAGGGCGCCTACATACGTGTGAAATAA
- the mnmH gene encoding tRNA 2-selenouridine(34) synthase MnmH, whose product MIHTVTFDKVSGSEINAPLLDIRSPAEYAKGHIPGALSLPLFTDDERAAIGTTYNHQGRQAAILKGFDITGPKWSGYIKKALELAPDQKVILHCWRGGMRSEAMAWALSLYGFEVYVIKGGYKAFRRWAHTLFSQPLNLVVLSGKTGSNKTGILQALASRQQVLDLEALACHQGSAYGSMGRLIQPTQEQFENNLAWQLKDLDCSKTVWIEDESITIGRCAVPGGLWTQLCAAPAVELEVPLEARVEILNSQYGILDKAFLTEATLKIKKRLGPDQTRAATEDIQSGNMRAFIRRVLMYYDKAYVKSRKPGAAKSWVTALSVTDPADVSGAADLLIQVAAQRSAATMRHASD is encoded by the coding sequence ATGATTCATACAGTAACATTCGATAAAGTGAGCGGCAGCGAAATAAACGCACCGCTGCTGGATATCCGGAGCCCTGCAGAATATGCCAAAGGGCATATTCCGGGCGCACTGTCGCTGCCGCTGTTCACCGATGACGAGAGAGCTGCCATTGGCACCACCTATAATCATCAAGGCCGGCAGGCCGCCATCCTTAAGGGGTTTGATATTACAGGACCCAAATGGTCAGGGTATATTAAAAAGGCGCTCGAGCTGGCACCGGATCAAAAAGTCATTTTACATTGCTGGCGGGGCGGCATGCGGAGCGAAGCCATGGCCTGGGCACTCAGCCTGTATGGATTTGAGGTATATGTCATTAAGGGGGGCTATAAAGCCTTTCGCAGGTGGGCACATACGTTATTTAGCCAGCCGCTGAATCTGGTGGTCCTGTCAGGGAAGACAGGGTCCAATAAAACGGGTATTTTGCAGGCACTGGCTAGCCGGCAGCAGGTACTGGATCTGGAAGCGCTGGCCTGTCATCAGGGCTCCGCCTATGGCAGCATGGGCCGCCTGATACAGCCCACCCAGGAGCAATTTGAAAATAATCTGGCCTGGCAGCTCAAGGACCTGGATTGTTCAAAGACTGTCTGGATCGAAGATGAAAGTATCACCATTGGCAGATGTGCCGTTCCCGGCGGACTCTGGACACAACTGTGTGCGGCGCCGGCTGTAGAGCTGGAAGTGCCGCTGGAGGCCAGGGTGGAAATATTGAACAGTCAATATGGTATATTAGATAAAGCCTTTCTCACGGAGGCGACCCTTAAAATTAAAAAGAGACTGGGGCCGGATCAGACCAGGGCGGCAACCGAAGATATTCAAAGCGGAAACATGCGTGCTTTTATAAGACGTGTCCTGATGTATTATGATAAAGCGTATGTCAAGTCACGTAAACCAGGGGCCGCTAAAAGCTGGGTCACGGCACTGTCCGTGACAGATCCGGCAGATGTATCCGGCGCCGCCGATTTATTAATACAAGTGGCAGCGCAGCGATCTGCGGCTACTATGCGGCATGCATCCGATTAA